The nucleotide sequence ATATTCATACCATAGACGCATTGAGAGACGAATAATATCAAGCTCATTAATCTTTTGATTTTGTAATCATGTTCAATAAAGACCGTTGGAAAGAAATTTTGGAAGTATTGACCAGTAATTGGTTCAGAACCGTATTGACGGCCTTTGGTGTTTTTTGGGGCATATTCATTTTGATATTGTTGCTTTCTGCAGGTAAGGGACTTGAAAATGGTATTATGCAAGACTTTGGTGATATTGCCACCAATACCATGTTTATGTGGTCGAGAAGCACGACCAAGCCTTATAAGGGGCTTCCTAAGAACAGAAGTTTTCTTTTTAAGGTTGAAGACGTGCAGGCCATTAGTGACAAGGTGCCCAACTTAAGGTTTATTTCCCCAAGAAATCAACTTGGAGGTTTTAACGGGGCCAACAATGTGGTACGCGGTATAAAGACCGGGGCCTATAATGTGTATGGCGACTATCCTGAAATCAGTAAGCAAGACCCCATGACCATGACTTCGGGGCGTTTTCTGAATTATAATGATATTAAGGAGAAACGAAAAATTGCCATTATTGGCGAAGGGGTGCGGGCCGGACTTTACGATAAGGATGAAGAGGTGCTGGGGAGCTTTATTAAAATTCAAGGCGTCAATTTTATGGTAGTCGGTACCTACAAGAAAAAAAGCAACGACGGCGATGGTGAAGAGGCACAGAAAGAAATATATGTGCCGTTCACCACCTTTTCCCAAGCCTTCAATCGGGGCAATGATGTAGGGTGGATGGCCATAACCGCCAACGATGGTACCTCTATAACCAGTATAAAGGATAAAATTATGGCCGTGGTCAAGCAGAATCACAAAGTACACCCCGATGACCAAAGGGCCGTGGGGCATTTTGATCTTTACGAACAGTTCCAAAGGGTACAGAGCCTTTTTGGGGCCTTGCGCTTTATTGCCTATTTCGTCGGAATCTTGGTCTTGCTCTCAGGAGTTATCGGGGTGAGTAACATTATGCTCATAGTGGTAAAGGAGCGTACCAAGGAAATTGGTATTCGCAGGGCCTTGGGCGAGGATCCTTGGTCTATTAAATTACAGATTTTAATGGAGTCTATTTTCTTGACCATTATCTCCGGTATGGCGGGTATCACATTGGGAGCCCTCTTTATCTATGGGGTAAATACATTGTTGGATATGAATGGTCCGGTAGATATGTTCTTGAACCCCAGTGTAAGTTTGGGGGTGGTGATAAGTGCCTTGTTCATTCTTATTGTTTCGGGACTCCTTGCGGGATTCATTCCTGCCCAGAGTGCCATTAAAGTGAGGCCGATAGATGCCCTCCGAACGGAATGATAGTAAACCTAAATAGGAAATTTTAATAAGAACAAATAGAGTAACATCAATCAATCGTAAAAAATGAAAAAATCAGTAACTAGAATCGTTCTTTTGCTCATAGTGATAGCCTTTGGCGGATCTATGTATTACCTCTACCAAAAGAATGCCGAAGATCCCGTGGTATACGAAACAGAACAGGCCGTTAAGAAGACTATCGTAAAGAAAACGGTGGCCACCGGTAGTATACTACCCTTAGAGGAAGTGTTGATCAAACCTAATATTTCAGGGGTAATCGAAGAGGTGTTTGTAGAGGGGGGCGATTATGTGAAGTCGGGCGATCTGCTCTGTAGAATAAAGGTAGTGCCCAACCTAAGTGCGCTTAATGATGCCAGAAACAATATCGACGAGGCTAAAATAAACTTAGATGACCAGCTCCGAAACCTTGAACGCCAAAAGGGGCTTTTTGCCAAAGGCGTCATCTCTAAGGTCGATTTGGAACGGGCCGAGGTAGTTTATAGCCAGGCCAAACAAGCGTATGCCGCAGCCAATAAACGCTACGATATTGTAAAGACGGGAACGGCAAAGGGGTATGGCAACGCCGCTAATACCCAAATAAGGGCAACCGTAAGTGGTATGGTGCTAGAGGTTCCCGTGGAAGTCGGAAATCAGGTCATAGAGAGCAATAATTTTAATGAAGGAACGACCATTGCCGCTATCGCCGATGTCGACAAAATGATTTTTGAAGGAAAGGTCGATGAAAGTGAAGTAGGAAAAATAAAGGAAAACCTGCCCCTTGAAATTACCGTGGGCGCATTGGAAGGAAAGACCTTTGACGCGGTTCTGGATTATATCGCCCCTAAGGGCAAAGAAGAGAACGGGGCCATTCAATTTGAAATCAAGGGTACCTTGAAGAAACAAGATTCTGTTTTTATCCGGGCGGGCCTTAGTGCCAACGCATCGGTCATTTTGGGTAGGGCCGACAGTGTGCTTGCCATTAAGGAGGCCTTGGTGCAGTTCGATGATAAGACCAAAGCTCCTTTCGTTGAGATTACCAACGGAGACCAGAACTTTGAGCGACGTAATATTGAACTGGGCATTAGTGATGGTATCTTCGTAGAGGTGAAATCGGGCATTACGGAGTCGGACAAGATTAAGGTCTGGAATGCCATAGAAAAGGAAGAGGAGAAAGGCTAGTATATTTTTTTAACAGAAAATTTGGAGTACTTCTTGTAACAATTGGGCAACTTAGTTGTCTTATTTCCATATTGTTTTGAGAATTCCGAATACAATTAACAAAACCATCATGATAGAAATTAAAGACCTTCACAAATCCTATAAAATGGGAAGCAACTCCTTACATGTTTTAAAAGGATTGAATTTTAGTATTGCTGAAGGTGAGCTTGTAGCTATAATGGGTTCTTCTGGTTCGGGAAAATCTACCCTTTTGAACATTTTGGGAATGTTGGACGAGGCCGATTCCGGTTCGTATACTTTAGATGGCGTTCCTATCAAGAACCTGAACGAGACCAAGGCGGCCAAGTATCGGAATAAATTCTTAGGTTTTGTCTTTCAGTCTTTTAATTTGATCAACTACAAAACGGCCATGGAAAATGTGGCCTTGCCCCTATATTACCAAAAAGTACCCCGAAAAGAACGGGAAGAAAAGGCTTTGAAGTATTTAGAGCAGGTAGGCTTAAAAGAATGGGCCACCCACTTGCCCAATGAACTTTCGGGCGGACAAAAACAACGTGTCGCCATTGCCCGTGCCATGGCTGCCGAGCCTAAGGTGCTCTTGGCCGATGAACCTACGGGTGCTTTGGATAGTAAAACGTCTTATGAGGTAATGGACCTTATTCAAAATATAAATGACAAGGGAAATACGATCCTTGTTGTAACTCACGAGGAAGATATTGCCCATATGTGCAAACGTATCGTACATTTAAAGGATGGCGTAATTGTCGAAGACAAAAAAGTAGAACAGGTTAGGGCCGCTCAATATGTTAAGTAGGGACAACTGGAAAGAAATTTTCGAGACGATTCAGAAAAACAAACTCCGTACGTTTTTGTCGGGGTTTACCGTGGCTCTGGGTATTCTTATCTTTGTGGTGCTCTTTGGTTTTGGAAACGGACTCATCAATACCTTTGACGATTTTTTCGGGGATGACGCTATCAATGTTCTTTTTGTATTTCCAGGAAGGACGACCATGCCTTACAAAGGGTATAAATCGAATCGGACTATTGAATTCGACAATAGTGATATCGAGGACATACAGAAGAATTTCCCCTTGTTCGTAGAGTATATTAGTCCAAGAATAACCCGTCAAGATACCGTTAGCTATATGAACGAATCGAATAGCTACAGAACACAGGCCGTGGGTCCGGCACACCAGTTTAGTGAGATGACCATCATGATGAAGGGCCGTTACCTGAACGAACTCGATATAAAGAACAAGACCAAGTATGCGGTTATCGGCCGTCTGGTGGAACAGGATCTTTTTGGTAACAAAAATTCCATAGGCAAGTATATCGATGTGGGAGGAAGCTCTTTTAAGGTAATCGGGGTTTTTCAAGATGATGGGGGTGATAATGAGGAGCGTATTGTCTATATACCGTACACCACGCGTCAATTGATTGAAAAGAATACCGACAAGATCAACCAGATCGTTGTAGGGTTTAAGCCTGAAATCGGCTATGCCGGAGCCATGGCCCTAGATAAGAGCCTTGATAAGTTTCTCCGTTCCAAAAAATTCATCAATCCAAAAGACCAGAACGGCATCTTCATTAGAAATATAGCCGATCAGTTGAAGCAAAACCAACAGTTTGCGCGGGTGTTGCAGATTATAGTGGGCTTTGTGGCCTTCGGAACCATTATCGCCGGCATTATCGGTATCAGTAATATTATGGTTTTTGTGGTCAAGGAACGCACGAAGGAATTGGGTATACGAAAAGCCCTCGGGGCTACACCTAAGGCCGTAATCGGAACGATTTTGTTGGAATCGGTATTTATTACTACGGTTTCGGGTTTTGTGGGCATGCTCATAGGAATTGCCATTTTAAGCTCCTTGGGAGAGAAACTGAAGGATTTTTTTATTACCAATCCCTATATAGACACGAGTATTGCCCTTTCGGCTACCATTGTTCTAATAATTTTCGGAGCTATTGCCGGTTATGTACCCGCTCGGCGTGCGGCCCGTATCAAACCCATTGTAGCCCTAAGAGACGAATAATATGCGATTTATATTCGATAGAAATACTTGGCAAGAAATTTTCGGTTCCATCAGCAAGAACAAGATGCGGACCGTTATCACCGTGGTGGGGGTTCTCTGGGGCATCTTTATTTATATCGCCCTTTCCGGTGCGGCCAAGGGCATGGATAATGGTTTTGAGAGTATGTTCGAGACCATTGCAAGAAACAGTATGTTCGTTTGGGCGCAAAGCACAAGTATGCCGAACGAAGGCTACAAGACGGGCAGACAGATGCAGTTGAAAATTGGTGATGCGGTAATGATCGAGAACCGTATTCCCGAAGTGCAATATATTGCCCCACGTAATGTACGGGGCTTCTTTGGTGCCCCTCCCGCAAATATTGGCCGTAAGAACAAAACGGGAAGCTATTCCCTCTTCGGAGACTATCCTGCCTTTACTAAAATAGCACCCAAGAAAATTTACGACGGAGGTCGGTTTATCAATGACGAAGACATCGAGCAAGCGCGAAAAGTGGCCGTAATCGGCGAGCGTACACAAAAGGAACTTTTTGACGCGGACGAAAACCCGATTGGGGGCTACTTTAAAATCGACAATGTCTATTTTCAGGTGGTTGGGGTCCATAAGTACGAAGCTAGTGGTGGATTTGGGGGTGACGGAGATATTTTTATTCCCTTTACTACCTTCAAAAAACTATACAATACTGGTGATAACGTTGGGTGGTTTTCCATTGCGGCCTATGATGATGCCGATGTGGTAAAGGTCGAGGAAAATATTAAAAGCCTATTAAAGAATATTCATCATGTACACCCCGATGATGATCGGGCCTTCGGTTCGTTTAACCTAGGGGAGCAGTTCAATAAAATTGTAGGCTTTGCCGATGGCATAACCTTTCTTTCATTGATCGTTGGTATTGCCACCATTTTGGCCGGGGTTATCGGCATTGGTAATATTCTGCTGATCTCGGTAAAGGAAAGGACGAAGGAATTGGGCGTACGAAGGGCCTTGGGGGCTACACCGGCCGAGGTGCGCAACCAGATTATTCTTGAATCGGTCTTTTTGACCGTAATTGCGGGTATCATGGGTATCATTCTAGGGGCGCTGGCTTTGGCGGGAATCAATAGTATGACACAGGATATCGATTTTCCTTATACCAATCCTACCGTGCCCATACCCTACGTCATAGGCGCCTTGGTCATTATGGTGGTGTTGGGGACTTTAATCGGACTCATACCGGCTCAAAGGGCGGTGAGTATCAAGCCGATTGATGCCCTACGGGAAGAATAACGCACAATTGTGTAACAAAATGCATAACAACAAAACCAATAGATAACAAATACTCCTAAGAAATGAACAAGATCGTAAAATATATCTTAATTGGTATTTTGGTACTAGGCGCTTTATGGGCTGCGGCCTTTTTTATAAAATCGAATAGCAAGGATGCGGTTACCTACGAGACCCAAACGCCTTTTATATCGAATATTGAAAAGAAAACGGTGGCCACGGGCAAGGTGGTACCCGAAGATGAGGTAGAGATCAAACCACAGATTTCAGGTATCATCCAGAAAATATTCTTGGAGGAGGGCCAAAAGGTGAAGTCGGGTGATTTGATAGCGACCATTAAGGTTGTGCCGAACGAGCAAGCCCTCAACCAATCTAGGGGCAGGGTCCGAAATGCCGAGTTGGCCCTTAACAATGTGACGATCGAATACAATAGAAACAAGGCCTTGTTCGATAAGGGGGTGATATCGAGTCAAGATTTCAACAGCTTGCAGCTTCAGTACGACCAGGCCCAACAAGAACTTCAAAATGCAAGGGCCGATTATCAGATCATCCGACAGGGGTCAGCCGGGGGCTCTACTAGCGCTAATACCAATATACGTGCCACGGTAGAGGGCACTATTTTGGAAATACCGGTAGAAGAAGGCGATCAAGTCATTGAAAGTAACAACTTTAACGATGGTACCACCATTGCGACCATTGCCGATTTGAGCAAGATGATATTTGAAGGAAAGGTCGACGAAGGGGAAGTGGCCAAGTTAGAGGTCGGAACGCCCTTGAAAATCAGTCTAGGGGCGGTTGAAGGAACTGAACTCGATGCAAAACTTCGTTTTATAGCACCAAAGGGAATCGAGGAAACAGGTGCGGTACAGTTTAAGATCGAAGGTGATGTAGAGGTTAAGGAAGGCGTATTTATCAGGGCAGGGTATAGTGCGAATGCCTCATTGGTATTGGAGAAAAAAGATGATGTTTTGGTGATTCCCGAGGCCTTGTTGCAGTTTGATAAAAAAACCGATAAACCTTATGTCGAGATAGAAACGGGTGACCAGAAGTTTGAAAGAAGGGATATAGAGATAGGGATTTCCGATGGGGTAAACGTTGAGATCGTTTCCGGCTTGACGGAATCCGACAAGGTAAAGGTGTGGAACAAAACCGAACCTATCAAAAAAGGGGAAGACGAAGAAGGGGAAGAGGGAAAGAGTGAAGAGTAACAATCATCAATCATAATCAAAAAATCAAAACATGAATCTTAAATTAACAATCGTACTGTTTTTGTGCTCGATCGGTGCTATTTCCGCCCAGCATAAAAAATGGACGTTAGAGGAATGCGTGGCGTATGCCGTAGAGCATAACCTTACCGTAGAACAGTACGAGCTCGATTTGAAAAACGCACAAATAGATAAGTCGGATGCGCTTGGGGCCCTATTGCCCGATTTAAACGCATCGTCAAGTATGACGGGTAGTACGGGACTATCGTTCGACCCTACGACCAATGAACCGGTAACTTCAACAATTCTGTCCGCCAATGGAGGCCTGACCTCTTCTTTGACGCTTTTTGACGGATTGCGCAATTTCCATAGGCTCAACCGTGCCAAGCTGAATGCCTTGTCCAATCAATATCGTTTAGACGATTTAAAGGATGACATTCGTTTGAACGTGGCCAATGCCTATTTGCAGATATTGTCGAACAAAGAGTCGCTTAAAGTGTTCGAGGCCCAATTTGCCGTTACCGAACAGGATCTAAAGCGAACCAAGGAATTGGTGGAAGCGGGCGTGCTTCCCAAGGGTGATCTGTTGGAGGTCGAAGCTACCGCCGCCAATCTTGAACAACAGATTGTCAATACACAGAACCAAGTGTTGATTTCGCGTATCAACCTGGCGCAACTGCTTCAAATAACCGATTACGAGAACTTTGATGTATTGGATGCCGATTTTGAAGTGCCTCCGTCCGAAGTTCTTACAAAATCGCCCAAAGAGATTTT is from Zobellia galactanivorans and encodes:
- a CDS encoding ABC transporter permease; translation: MFNKDRWKEILEVLTSNWFRTVLTAFGVFWGIFILILLLSAGKGLENGIMQDFGDIATNTMFMWSRSTTKPYKGLPKNRSFLFKVEDVQAISDKVPNLRFISPRNQLGGFNGANNVVRGIKTGAYNVYGDYPEISKQDPMTMTSGRFLNYNDIKEKRKIAIIGEGVRAGLYDKDEEVLGSFIKIQGVNFMVVGTYKKKSNDGDGEEAQKEIYVPFTTFSQAFNRGNDVGWMAITANDGTSITSIKDKIMAVVKQNHKVHPDDQRAVGHFDLYEQFQRVQSLFGALRFIAYFVGILVLLSGVIGVSNIMLIVVKERTKEIGIRRALGEDPWSIKLQILMESIFLTIISGMAGITLGALFIYGVNTLLDMNGPVDMFLNPSVSLGVVISALFILIVSGLLAGFIPAQSAIKVRPIDALRTE
- a CDS encoding efflux RND transporter periplasmic adaptor subunit, whose amino-acid sequence is MNKIVKYILIGILVLGALWAAAFFIKSNSKDAVTYETQTPFISNIEKKTVATGKVVPEDEVEIKPQISGIIQKIFLEEGQKVKSGDLIATIKVVPNEQALNQSRGRVRNAELALNNVTIEYNRNKALFDKGVISSQDFNSLQLQYDQAQQELQNARADYQIIRQGSAGGSTSANTNIRATVEGTILEIPVEEGDQVIESNNFNDGTTIATIADLSKMIFEGKVDEGEVAKLEVGTPLKISLGAVEGTELDAKLRFIAPKGIEETGAVQFKIEGDVEVKEGVFIRAGYSANASLVLEKKDDVLVIPEALLQFDKKTDKPYVEIETGDQKFERRDIEIGISDGVNVEIVSGLTESDKVKVWNKTEPIKKGEDEEGEEGKSEE
- a CDS encoding TolC family protein yields the protein MNLKLTIVLFLCSIGAISAQHKKWTLEECVAYAVEHNLTVEQYELDLKNAQIDKSDALGALLPDLNASSSMTGSTGLSFDPTTNEPVTSTILSANGGLTSSLTLFDGLRNFHRLNRAKLNALSNQYRLDDLKDDIRLNVANAYLQILSNKESLKVFEAQFAVTEQDLKRTKELVEAGVLPKGDLLEVEATAANLEQQIVNTQNQVLISRINLAQLLQITDYENFDVLDADFEVPPSEVLTKSPKEIFAEALTFRNDIKFSKSNIDLAKKDLDIAKGAIYPTLGAFFNYNTRYSDQGGFNTTGVFVPAESFVNQLWINDGISYGLRLDIPIFNGFGVRNNIKRSQINVEKAKLQLEQEKLDLETNINQAYVDVKSFSKAYEAAQKTLEARRLAYEYSKERYEVGLMNAFDFSQAQSRVDNAEAELIRTKYDYIFRLKVLEFYFGLPLELK
- a CDS encoding ABC transporter permease, which produces MRFIFDRNTWQEIFGSISKNKMRTVITVVGVLWGIFIYIALSGAAKGMDNGFESMFETIARNSMFVWAQSTSMPNEGYKTGRQMQLKIGDAVMIENRIPEVQYIAPRNVRGFFGAPPANIGRKNKTGSYSLFGDYPAFTKIAPKKIYDGGRFINDEDIEQARKVAVIGERTQKELFDADENPIGGYFKIDNVYFQVVGVHKYEASGGFGGDGDIFIPFTTFKKLYNTGDNVGWFSIAAYDDADVVKVEENIKSLLKNIHHVHPDDDRAFGSFNLGEQFNKIVGFADGITFLSLIVGIATILAGVIGIGNILLISVKERTKELGVRRALGATPAEVRNQIILESVFLTVIAGIMGIILGALALAGINSMTQDIDFPYTNPTVPIPYVIGALVIMVVLGTLIGLIPAQRAVSIKPIDALREE
- a CDS encoding ABC transporter ATP-binding protein; this translates as MIEIKDLHKSYKMGSNSLHVLKGLNFSIAEGELVAIMGSSGSGKSTLLNILGMLDEADSGSYTLDGVPIKNLNETKAAKYRNKFLGFVFQSFNLINYKTAMENVALPLYYQKVPRKEREEKALKYLEQVGLKEWATHLPNELSGGQKQRVAIARAMAAEPKVLLADEPTGALDSKTSYEVMDLIQNINDKGNTILVVTHEEDIAHMCKRIVHLKDGVIVEDKKVEQVRAAQYVK
- a CDS encoding efflux RND transporter periplasmic adaptor subunit; this translates as MKKSVTRIVLLLIVIAFGGSMYYLYQKNAEDPVVYETEQAVKKTIVKKTVATGSILPLEEVLIKPNISGVIEEVFVEGGDYVKSGDLLCRIKVVPNLSALNDARNNIDEAKINLDDQLRNLERQKGLFAKGVISKVDLERAEVVYSQAKQAYAAANKRYDIVKTGTAKGYGNAANTQIRATVSGMVLEVPVEVGNQVIESNNFNEGTTIAAIADVDKMIFEGKVDESEVGKIKENLPLEITVGALEGKTFDAVLDYIAPKGKEENGAIQFEIKGTLKKQDSVFIRAGLSANASVILGRADSVLAIKEALVQFDDKTKAPFVEITNGDQNFERRNIELGISDGIFVEVKSGITESDKIKVWNAIEKEEEKG
- a CDS encoding ABC transporter permease, with protein sequence MLSRDNWKEIFETIQKNKLRTFLSGFTVALGILIFVVLFGFGNGLINTFDDFFGDDAINVLFVFPGRTTMPYKGYKSNRTIEFDNSDIEDIQKNFPLFVEYISPRITRQDTVSYMNESNSYRTQAVGPAHQFSEMTIMMKGRYLNELDIKNKTKYAVIGRLVEQDLFGNKNSIGKYIDVGGSSFKVIGVFQDDGGDNEERIVYIPYTTRQLIEKNTDKINQIVVGFKPEIGYAGAMALDKSLDKFLRSKKFINPKDQNGIFIRNIADQLKQNQQFARVLQIIVGFVAFGTIIAGIIGISNIMVFVVKERTKELGIRKALGATPKAVIGTILLESVFITTVSGFVGMLIGIAILSSLGEKLKDFFITNPYIDTSIALSATIVLIIFGAIAGYVPARRAARIKPIVALRDE